The following proteins come from a genomic window of Neofelis nebulosa isolate mNeoNeb1 chromosome 5, mNeoNeb1.pri, whole genome shotgun sequence:
- the ARL14 gene encoding ADP-ribosylation factor-like protein 14, which produces MGLLSSKNPQTKQARILLLGLDSAGKSTLLYKLKLAKDITTIPTIGFNVEMIELEKSLSLTVWDIGGQEKMRTVWEHYCENTDGLMYVVDSTDKQRLEDSRRELKHILKNEHIKNVPIVLLANKQDVPGALSAEDITRMFRVKKLCSDRNWYVQPCCAISGDGLMEGFRKLTGFVKSHMKSRGDTLAFFKQN; this is translated from the coding sequence ATGGGTCTACTGAGTTCtaaaaacccacaaaccaagcAAGCCCGgattcttcttctgggacttgaCTCAGCTGGGAAGTCTACCCTCCTTTACAAATTGAAGCTTGCTAAGGATATCACGACCATCCCAACAATAGGTTTCAACGTGGAGATGATCGAGTTGGAAAAGAGTCTTTCGCTCACGGTCTGGGATATTGGAGGACAGGAGAAAATGAGAACCGTGTGGGAGCACTACTGTGAGAACACCGATGGGCTGATGTATGTTGTGGATAGTACAGACAAACAGCGGCTGGAAGACTCCAGGAGAGAGCTGAAGCACATTTTGAAGAATGAGCACATTAAAAATGTGCCTATTGTCCTATTAGCCAACAAACAAGATGTGCCTGGAGCTCTGTCTGCTGAGGACATCACTAGAATGTTCAGAGTGAAGAAGCTGTGCAGTGACAGGAACTGGTATGTGCAGCCCTGCTGTGCCATCAGTGGGGACGGGCTGATGGAGGGGTTCAGGAAACTGACCGGATTTGTGAAAAGCCACATGAAATCAAGAGGAGACACCCTGGCATTCTTCAAGCAGAACTGA